AGTCGAAAGGGACTCTCCCCGACGCAGGGGTCCACGCCAGGATTCCGGTGCTGGGCTTATTCGGCGGCGGAGACCCCGGCATTCCCGCCGAGCAAGTCCACGCCCTTGACGCCGCCCTCGACAGATCCGGCGTCTCACACGCCATCCACAGCTACGGCGGCGCGCCGCACAGTTTCTTCGACCGGCGTTATGCGGAGTGGAAGGAGGCGTGTGATGATGCTTGGGGGAAGATTTTTGGGTTTATTGAGGGGCAGGGGAAGACAGGTTGAATTATACTTGTGCGAAAGCGGGCAAAGTGGAGGATCGCAATGACGCTTGCAGCCAATGATATTCTTGCTCTGATTGCGGGCGGGGAGGGGCCGACTGTCGAGTTCAAACGCGACGTCTCTCAACGGAGCGACACGGCCGGCGAGTTGATCGCCTTTGCCAATTCAGGCGGCGGAATGCTGTTGGTGGGAGTGGAGGATGGCGGACAAATCGTCGGCGTCCCTGATGCCGACGCGGTGATGAACACATTGGCAAACATCTCACGCGACAACTGCCGCCCATCACTATATCCGCTTATTGAGCGAGTGGAAATTAATAGCCTGAATGTGATTGCCGTCCGGGTAGATAAAAGAACCGGGCCGCCCTACGAAAACAACAGCGGCCAGTGTTATATTCGTGTCGGCGCAACCAAGCAGTTGGCCTCGCCACAACAACGCGCTCGCCTGCTTCAGCAAGCAGGGCTATATCATTTTGACGAGTCGCCTGTAGCCGGGACGACCATTCATGATTTAGACCGGGATGCTTTCCGGCATTACTTTGAGACGATAGCGCGGCAACCGCTGGAAAGCATTGGCCTGCCGCAGGAGCGATTGCTTGAAGGGACACGAGTAGCGACGACGGTGGATGGCGTTCAGCGATTGACGGTAGCCGGAGTATTGGTATTTGGCCGGGAACCGCAGCGCCATTTGCGCCAGAGTCGCGTCTCGGCAGTTCGCTTTTTGGGCGATGAGGCGACGGCTGATCGCTTAAGCCCGCAGGAGTTAAACGGAA
This Chloroflexota bacterium DNA region includes the following protein-coding sequences:
- a CDS encoding putative DNA binding domain-containing protein — translated: MTLAANDILALIAGGEGPTVEFKRDVSQRSDTAGELIAFANSGGGMLLVGVEDGGQIVGVPDADAVMNTLANISRDNCRPSLYPLIERVEINSLNVIAVRVDKRTGPPYENNSGQCYIRVGATKQLASPQQRARLLQQAGLYHFDESPVAGTTIHDLDRDAFRHYFETIARQPLESIGLPQERLLEGTRVATTVDGVQRLTVAGVLVFGREPQRHLRQSRVSAVRFLGDEATADRLSPQELNGTLPKLAKQVEDYALQYTGVYSRIEGLVRSDKPFYPSPVIREAIVNAVAHRDYGIAGSQVRVFIFDNRFEVRSPGGLPNSMTLESIRLYNHESRNPLIAQFLNRLGLMEEFGAGIPTMIRLMKEHNNTEPEFAVEGEEFVVRLFAKM